The DNA window TCAGCATCGCCTCAAAGTTATGTAGCTGGTACTCGCCTTGGAACTTTAGTTCTCCGTGGCAAGCCAGGCAGCGCTGGACCAGGATCGGCGCGATCTGCTCGCGAAAGCTGATCGACTGCGCCGGGCTCGAGGCCAGGCAGACGAACATGGTCAAGCAGGCGGCGGAGAAGAGGCTCGCTTTGAGGCGAAGGTCGGCGAGTGGGAGCATCGTGTGTACTCGGTTGAATCGGCCAGGCAGCGACTTTCGTGAAGACCTTACGCCAGGGCTTCCTGAATCAGTGGTGCGTCGTCCACGATCAGTCGGTGGGGACGGTTCTCGGTGGTGTACAGCACCTGATCGGGATCGATGCCCAGCAGATGGTAGAGCGTGCGGCCGAAGCTTTCGACCTTGTAGTAGTTGTCGACCACGTATGCGGCGTGTTCGTCGGTGGCGCCGACAACCTGTCCCCGGGCGAAGCCGCCGCCGGCGACCAGCACCGATTGGCAGTTTCCCCAGTGGTCGCGGCCGGCCTTGTCGTTGATCCTGGGCGTGCGGCCCATTTCGCCCAGCACCAGTACGATGGTGCGCTCCAGCAGGCCGCGGTCGTCCAGGTCCTCGATCAGCGAAGCGACGGCGTTATCCAGATTAGGCAGCTTGGTTTTGCAACTCTTGAAGTTGCCGCCGTGGTGGTCCCAGTTGGATTCGAAATGCGTGTACACCAGCGGCACGCCCGCTTCGATCAGGCGTCGGGCCGCCAGCACCTTGCGAGCATGGCTGTTCTTGCCGTACCGTTCGGCCGATCTCGCATCCTCGCGTTCCAGATCGAGTGATTCACGCAGCTTGGGGGAGCGGAGCAAGTCCATCGACATCTGCTGGAAGCGATCCAAACCGGAGACCAGCGGTTCGAGGCGATCCTGTCGGCGAAGTCCCCCATCGAGCGCCGCCAACAGGGCGTTGCGGTCGTCGAAGTCGTTCAACTCTAATCCAGGCGGCGGAACCAGCATGTTCCGCACCTGGTCTTGCGCGTCGGTCGGGTTCATCACGATCGGATCGAAAGCCGGTCCCAGATAGTTCTGCTTCAAGCCGTAGGCGTGATTGTCGATATCGCCGAAAGCGACGAAGGTCGGCAGGTCTTTGCTCGTCGGTCGGAGTTTGGTCAGCACGTTGCCGTACATGGGATAGTCGGGGGTGCTGCCGGTCTTGCGGGGATTGCCAGTCAGCCAGTACTGGCCGCCGCCGTGCTCCCACTTTTCACTGTTGATGCCGACGCTGCGCAGCAGGGTGAATTTGTCGGCGATCTTCGCCAAGCGCGGCATCAACTCACAGATTTGCATGCCGTCGACGTTGGTGTGGATCGGCTTGTACTCGCCGCGGATTTCGGCCGGGGCGTCGGGTTTCATGTCGAACATATCCTGGTGCGGCGGTCCTCCGCCCAGCCAGACGACGACCATTTGATCGGCTTGAGGAACGATCGATCGGGCGCCTTCGGCGATGGCCCGGGATCGCCAGAGATCCGCCAAGGTCAACCCGAACAGACCGGCCCCGCCGATACGAAAGAAATCGCGGCGCCCCAGGCTTCGGTGTTCGCGACAAGCAGTATTCATCGTCGATTCCTTGAGAAACGATGCGCGGCTAATGATTCAGAATGAATTCACGAGTATTGAGCAGGCTCCACAGCACATCTTGAAAAGCCCGCAAGGAAGATTCTCGCTGCTGGACATATTCCAGGCAGGAGGACCGTTCTGCGTCGCTTGGGGATCGGCCCACGGCGGATAAATAGATCTCTTCGATCCGCTGCGGATCAGAGGCCGTCGCTTCCAGGATTTTGGCGACTCGGCCTTGTTCGTGATAGATCTTCGCACTCACGCCCGGGTGATTGGCCAGGTACAGCGTTTGCACGATCGTCGTCTGGGTATCGCGTTCGCAGTCGCACTGCACTTCGGTGCTTCGCAGGGGCCGACCGAAGATTTTAAAGGCGTAACTCAGCGACGCCTCGTCGTTCTGGTGCTGGGTGACGCCGGCGACTTCGATCGCCTTGGCTCCGTCGGGCAGATAGAGCCTGGCCGGGTAGGTTTCGGCGGAGCCGGTCGCCTGATTCACCGCGTCCACCAGCACTTCGGCCGGCAAGCGGCGGAACTGGAAGTGGGCGAAGTTTCGTTCGGCCGCGGCGGCAAGCGGGCCGAGCGACGACGGCGAGGAGGAAAGCTGATAGGTGCGGCTTCCGGCGATGGTGCGATGCAGCCAGCGCAGATCGTAACCTTGCTGAATGAATTGCTCGGCCAGTTCGTTCAGCAATTCCGGGTGCGAGGGCGGATTGAGGGGGGACAAGTGATCCGGAGGATCGACGATTCCACGCCCCAGATAGTGGGCCCAGACGCGATTCACGATCGCCTTGGCGAACAACGGATGATCGGGGCGCCGGAGCCATTCGACGACCAATTCACGAGGGTCGCGATCCTGCGCGATTTCAAGCGGCGATGCTTCGCCCAGCAGGCGGAACGTTTCGCTGCGCTGCGATCCCAGCGGGCTGGAGACGCTGGCAAAGTTTCGCCGCGAACCGTCGTGTCGAATGTCCGTGCCGAACCGTTTGGGACCGTTCGTCATGCGGCCTTTGTCGATGTCGAGTTGGGCGATCTCTGTTTCGAGGGCCGACTTCTCCGTTTCCAGTTGGGCGTAAGCCTCGCGCAGTTGTTGGATCCGGGCAGCGTCCTGGTCTTCGTTTTCCGCGCGGTTCTTTTCGTCCCGAGCTTTGTTGGATTGGTTGCTGACTTCCTTCAGCTTGTCGCGCAGCTCTTTCAGTTTTTTGTCCAGCTCTTTGGCGTCCTTGGGCAACTGCTCAAAGCTCTTGAGGATGGGTTCCGGCAGGGACTTTTTGTCGGGATAGTTGGCGCTTTTGAGCTGGTTGAAGAAGTTCGCAAAACTCAACAGATCGTCCTGGCTCCAGACGTCGTGCGGGTGGCGGTGGCATTGGGCGCACTCCATCCGCAAACCCAGGAAGGCGTGGGCCACCTGGACGGCGCCTTTGACGCCAACGGCGTTTTTCCGCTGCCAGTACAGATCGAGCGTCCGACGCTGGGCGTAGACGGGCAAGTCGGGGCTTTGCCTGGCGTTTTCTTCCGCCAGAGTCAGGACTTCGTCGATCCAGGTTTCGAAGGCTCGCCCTTCCTGGCTGGTCGCCGTCAAGATCCGCGCGGCGAGTTCGTCGTAGGGCAGGTTCTCCTCCAGGCGTGCATTGAGCCACTGATGAAAGCGGCGGTTTTCGGCCGGTTCGACGAATGCGAAGTTCGCGTTGAAGTCGCTAGGCCGCAAGATATCGCAGAACCTGGTCGCCCAGAGCGCCGCGTGTTCGGGGCGAAGCAGCAACTCGTCGATCTTCTTCGTTCTTTTGTTGGGATCGCCATCGCCGAGAAACGCTTTGATCTCGTCAGGCTGGGGAAGCGAACCCGCGATGTCGAGCGTGGCCCGGCGGAGGAACGTTGCGTCGTCGCAGAGATCAGCCGCCGGAATCTGCAGCACCCTTAGCTTCGCCAGGATGTGGTCGTCGATAAAGTTCTGCGCTGGCGTCACGGGGAAATCGATCGGCTGGCCGGGCACGACGACCTGGGCCACGGTCGGCTCGGCTCCGTAGCGGATGACGATCGCCGTAGCGCCGACGCCCGACGCTTTGATTCGGCCGCCGGGTTGGACGGCAACGACATCGCCATTGACGGGTTCCAAGCGACAAAGGGGCGTCACGTTCTCCAGCGTTCCATCGCGGAAACGCGCGTGCACCTCGATGGCGTACGATTCGCCGACCTGAAGTGTTTGTTGCACGGGGGTAACGATCAACTCTTCGATCTGCGACTCCTCTTTTGGATCAAGGGCCGCGCCCTGGGCGAGCCAGTCACGCAGCAGCTTGTACTCGGGGCCATCGGGATCGAGCAGCTTGCCGCCGGCGTGCGGCAACTGGCCGCCTGGTTTGAGTAACAGCAAGCTGGCATCGATGTTCGCCAGGTTGATGCGGCGGCCGGCGAATTCTCGAACCAGGCTCATGTGATCCTGCGCGGGATCGACGCCGAACAGCGACAAGCGAAAGCCGTTCTCCCCTTTGACCTTGCCATGGCACGCGCCCGCATTGCAGCCCAGGCGGCTGAACAAGGGAACCACATGCCGGCTGAAACGCGGGTGATCGGGCGGATACTCGGCGTCAGCGCCGCGCGCGGTCCCGGCAGACGCGGCGACCGTCAAGGAGGTGAAAAGAGCAATGATCGCTGGCAGAGTTCGAAACATCCCACGCGTCCTTTTCACAAAGCTTTATTCATTTTCCATCGTTGGGTGGAGCCACTGCTGATCGACGACCGACTTGCGCAGCGCCTGGCTGCTCCACAGCAACCGCATCCGCGCGTCGCCATGCTGGTCCCAGTATTCGATTTTGATGGGATAGCGCTTTCCTTTTTCCAGACTTATCGGCGGGCCGTCTTCCAGGGAGCCCATGCTGGCTCCGCTATTGATTACATTTCTACCGTCGATCCATAACCGCACGCCATAGTGGGCGACGGTCGAGAAGACGAACTCTCCGCTGTGCGGCGCCTCGACTTCCCCGGTCCAGCGTACAGCGAACGGGCCCAGGATCGAGGGATCGGGCTGCTGCTTTCCCCAGTGGAAGTCAATCTGCGGGTCAATCCGTGTGAAAGAGTCGCCGCGAAAATGCGGTTGGTAAAAGTATTCGCCGCGCAGGCCATGATCCCAGCCTCGCCAGATCGGGCCCTGGGCCGGTTCGGGCGGTCGCGGCGACATGTTCGCCAGGGCGGTGCTCTGCTGTTGCTCGCCGACGGCCACCGCCTGATGGTCGGCGCCGAACTTGACCTGGCCGTGCTCCACGCGAACGATGCTTCCCTGTTCGATCCGCTCGAATTGGAAACGGGTGCCGACCACTTCCACCTGGTCGAGCCGACCCGGGTTGATGACTAACGGGGAGCCATGACGCTGCCGCGCCACCTCGGCGAACAGGCCGCCCTGCAGGAGCGACAGATGCTTGCCGCCGTTGCTGGGCTCGATCATAAGCTGGCTGTCGCCGCGCAGTTGAATCGTCGTTCCATCGGCGTATTTTAACGTGACATAAGAATGGGGCGAGGTGCGCACCTGCTGACCGACGGCCAGCGTTTGATCGAACGCGATTCGGACGTCGCCCTCGGCGTACAGGAGTTCGACTTCTCCAAACACTTCGGCGACCTGCGGTAGCCGGCCCGCCTGTCCGTGCATCGCGTCGATCAGGAAAAGGGGAAGCTGGAAATAGTATCCGGCCAGCACCGCGACAAGCAGCGCCGCAGCGCCGGCGTAAAGCAGCGGCCGCCGTTTGCTGGGAGCGGGGATCGGGGCGTCGACCGCCGCCATGCGCTGCAGTTCGCGAGCGATGCGGTCCTCGTGCTGGGCTTCTCGCATCTGTTCGTCGATCGCCGCCGTGAGCGAAAAGTGACGCACCGCCAGGCGACGAGACTGCGGATCCTGTTCCAGCAACGCCGTCAACTCGTCCCATTGGCCCGGCGACAAATCGTCATCGTCCCAGGCGAGCAGCAGGTCTTCGAGATGTTCATTCATCGCTAGCGCCTCCATGCGCCAGGCGCCGCTCGATGCATTGCTCGAGCTGCGCGCGAATCCGTGAAAGCAGCTTGCGCACGGCGGCGGCCGAACGATCCAGTTGCTGGCCGATCTGCTCCGAAGTGAGGCCCTGGAAGTAACGCATCTGAATCACGTGCCGCGAATGGTCGGCCAGTTCGTTCAGACAGTCCGGCAAGGCGACAGAACGCTGCTGCGGCAGGCCGTCCTCCAGCGACGCCTCTTCGTAGGCCCGTTCCAGAACGTGCAGCAAGCGCTCATTCGCGACCAGCTTGTTACGCTGTTTCGACCGCCAATGATGCAGCACCAGGTTGCGGGCGATTCCCCGGCACCAGCCCGCGAACCTGTGCGAATCCTGCGGCGCCTCGGCGCCCTTCTTCAGCACCAACACGCCGACCTCCTGGAAAAGATCTTCCGCGTCGTTGCGATCACGCACCAGCGCATGAATAAAACTCAGCAACATATGACGGTGCTGAAAGAAGAGTCGGGAAAGTGATTCATGCTCCACGGCGGGATACCTCTATGCTCTTGTTCCAGCCGCAGGCCGAATGTGACGAGAAATTTCGCCGAAGAGGCAAATTTTGGCGAATATCGCGCAACTTTCGCCCTGGAGATCAATGGGGTCTTGCGGCCAACAGGCCAGAGATCTCCTGGAATCTTCCCAACAAGAGGGGCAAACTCGGCTGCAACGCGGGAGCCTGCCGGGGCGCCTGAGTGACTTTTTAGCGCAGCTTCCAGACCCGCAG is part of the Lignipirellula cremea genome and encodes:
- a CDS encoding DUF1501 domain-containing protein, translating into MNTACREHRSLGRRDFFRIGGAGLFGLTLADLWRSRAIAEGARSIVPQADQMVVVWLGGGPPHQDMFDMKPDAPAEIRGEYKPIHTNVDGMQICELMPRLAKIADKFTLLRSVGINSEKWEHGGGQYWLTGNPRKTGSTPDYPMYGNVLTKLRPTSKDLPTFVAFGDIDNHAYGLKQNYLGPAFDPIVMNPTDAQDQVRNMLVPPPGLELNDFDDRNALLAALDGGLRRQDRLEPLVSGLDRFQQMSMDLLRSPKLRESLDLEREDARSAERYGKNSHARKVLAARRLIEAGVPLVYTHFESNWDHHGGNFKSCKTKLPNLDNAVASLIEDLDDRGLLERTIVLVLGEMGRTPRINDKAGRDHWGNCQSVLVAGGGFARGQVVGATDEHAAYVVDNYYKVESFGRTLYHLLGIDPDQVLYTTENRPHRLIVDDAPLIQEALA
- a CDS encoding DUF1553 domain-containing protein, yielding MFRTLPAIIALFTSLTVAASAGTARGADAEYPPDHPRFSRHVVPLFSRLGCNAGACHGKVKGENGFRLSLFGVDPAQDHMSLVREFAGRRINLANIDASLLLLKPGGQLPHAGGKLLDPDGPEYKLLRDWLAQGAALDPKEESQIEELIVTPVQQTLQVGESYAIEVHARFRDGTLENVTPLCRLEPVNGDVVAVQPGGRIKASGVGATAIVIRYGAEPTVAQVVVPGQPIDFPVTPAQNFIDDHILAKLRVLQIPAADLCDDATFLRRATLDIAGSLPQPDEIKAFLGDGDPNKRTKKIDELLLRPEHAALWATRFCDILRPSDFNANFAFVEPAENRRFHQWLNARLEENLPYDELAARILTATSQEGRAFETWIDEVLTLAEENARQSPDLPVYAQRRTLDLYWQRKNAVGVKGAVQVAHAFLGLRMECAQCHRHPHDVWSQDDLLSFANFFNQLKSANYPDKKSLPEPILKSFEQLPKDAKELDKKLKELRDKLKEVSNQSNKARDEKNRAENEDQDAARIQQLREAYAQLETEKSALETEIAQLDIDKGRMTNGPKRFGTDIRHDGSRRNFASVSSPLGSQRSETFRLLGEASPLEIAQDRDPRELVVEWLRRPDHPLFAKAIVNRVWAHYLGRGIVDPPDHLSPLNPPSHPELLNELAEQFIQQGYDLRWLHRTIAGSRTYQLSSSPSSLGPLAAAAERNFAHFQFRRLPAEVLVDAVNQATGSAETYPARLYLPDGAKAIEVAGVTQHQNDEASLSYAFKIFGRPLRSTEVQCDCERDTQTTIVQTLYLANHPGVSAKIYHEQGRVAKILEATASDPQRIEEIYLSAVGRSPSDAERSSCLEYVQQRESSLRAFQDVLWSLLNTREFILNH
- a CDS encoding PA14 domain-containing protein, which translates into the protein MNEHLEDLLLAWDDDDLSPGQWDELTALLEQDPQSRRLAVRHFSLTAAIDEQMREAQHEDRIARELQRMAAVDAPIPAPSKRRPLLYAGAAALLVAVLAGYYFQLPLFLIDAMHGQAGRLPQVAEVFGEVELLYAEGDVRIAFDQTLAVGQQVRTSPHSYVTLKYADGTTIQLRGDSQLMIEPSNGGKHLSLLQGGLFAEVARQRHGSPLVINPGRLDQVEVVGTRFQFERIEQGSIVRVEHGQVKFGADHQAVAVGEQQQSTALANMSPRPPEPAQGPIWRGWDHGLRGEYFYQPHFRGDSFTRIDPQIDFHWGKQQPDPSILGPFAVRWTGEVEAPHSGEFVFSTVAHYGVRLWIDGRNVINSGASMGSLEDGPPISLEKGKRYPIKIEYWDQHGDARMRLLWSSQALRKSVVDQQWLHPTMENE
- a CDS encoding sigma-70 family RNA polymerase sigma factor, which encodes MEHESLSRLFFQHRHMLLSFIHALVRDRNDAEDLFQEVGVLVLKKGAEAPQDSHRFAGWCRGIARNLVLHHWRSKQRNKLVANERLLHVLERAYEEASLEDGLPQQRSVALPDCLNELADHSRHVIQMRYFQGLTSEQIGQQLDRSAAAVRKLLSRIRAQLEQCIERRLAHGGASDE